One segment of Streptomyces sp. NBC_00576 DNA contains the following:
- a CDS encoding LLM class F420-dependent oxidoreductase, with the protein MPEYGCFLACEEFGPADLVDQARQAEQAGFQALWISDHYHPWNDAQGQSPFVWSVIGALSQAVSLPIETAVTCPTVRIHPAVVAQAAATSAVLTDGRFRLGVGSGEALNEHIFGDRWPPTHTRLEMLEEAIQVMRRLFTGEEVNHHGPHYTVENARLYTVPDEPVPIDVSGFGPQATALAARVGDGYITMGPDEDLTTQFRKGGGGSGLVSGGTKVCYGPDREEAVRTVHRLWSNQLLPGEMGQILPTPRHFEQLEALVTESMVSENTVCGPDVNEHVSELSAFADAGFDRVYVSQIGPDQRGFFDFYRTKVLPQLTGG; encoded by the coding sequence ATGCCCGAATACGGCTGCTTCCTCGCGTGCGAGGAATTCGGTCCGGCGGACCTCGTCGACCAGGCGAGGCAGGCCGAACAGGCCGGGTTCCAGGCACTGTGGATCTCGGACCACTACCACCCGTGGAACGACGCCCAGGGCCAGAGCCCCTTCGTCTGGTCCGTGATCGGCGCGCTGTCGCAGGCGGTGTCGCTGCCCATCGAGACGGCCGTGACCTGCCCGACCGTGCGGATACACCCGGCGGTGGTGGCGCAGGCGGCGGCGACGAGCGCGGTGCTGACGGACGGCCGGTTCCGGCTCGGCGTCGGATCGGGCGAGGCGTTGAACGAGCACATCTTCGGCGACCGGTGGCCGCCCACGCACACCCGCCTGGAGATGTTGGAAGAGGCCATCCAGGTGATGCGCCGCCTCTTCACCGGCGAGGAGGTCAATCACCACGGCCCCCACTACACCGTCGAGAACGCCCGCCTGTACACCGTCCCCGACGAGCCGGTCCCGATCGACGTCTCCGGCTTCGGCCCCCAGGCGACGGCGCTCGCGGCCCGCGTCGGCGACGGCTACATCACCATGGGCCCCGACGAGGACCTCACGACCCAGTTCCGCAAGGGCGGCGGGGGTTCGGGGCTCGTCAGCGGCGGTACGAAGGTCTGCTACGGCCCCGACCGCGAGGAGGCCGTCCGCACGGTGCACCGGCTGTGGTCCAACCAGCTGCTGCCCGGCGAGATGGGCCAGATCCTGCCCACGCCGCGCCACTTCGAACAGCTGGAGGCGCTGGTCACCGAGTCCATGGTGAGCGAGAACACGGTCTGCGGCCCCGACGTGAACGAGCACGTCTCGGAACTGTCCGCCTTCGCCGACGCGGGCTTCGACCGGGTCTACGTCAGCCAGATCGGCCCCGACCAACGCGGCTTCTTCGACTTCTACCGTACGAAGGTGCTGCCTCAGCTGACGGGCGGCTGA
- a CDS encoding phage holin family protein — protein sequence MDRIDHLEHLDKNLVDELAQVAREAVRDELREQTRKQRRAAALYATSGAVALYAGAALALTLGLALAEGLPGWAAALITAAVLGALAYALRNMARPGPSRTHPPAGSIGAAGDPAATVLGSGPGVPVPPVPPVPPGGPAPDISPPGTPGRDDSDPGAPHHRA from the coding sequence ATGGACCGTATCGATCACCTGGAACATCTCGACAAGAACCTGGTCGACGAGCTTGCGCAGGTGGCGCGCGAGGCCGTGCGCGACGAACTGCGTGAGCAGACCCGCAAACAGCGCCGCGCCGCCGCGCTGTACGCCACATCGGGCGCCGTCGCCCTGTACGCGGGCGCGGCTCTCGCGCTCACCCTGGGACTGGCCCTGGCAGAAGGCCTGCCGGGCTGGGCCGCCGCCCTCATCACCGCGGCGGTCCTCGGTGCCCTGGCCTACGCCCTGCGCAACATGGCCCGCCCCGGACCCTCGCGCACGCACCCCCCGGCCGGCAGTATCGGCGCTGCCGGGGACCCGGCGGCAACGGTGCTCGGGAGCGGGCCGGGCGTGCCCGTTCCGCCCGTACCCCCGGTGCCGCCCGGCGGACCCGCGCCGGACATCTCCCCGCCGGGAACACCGGGCCGGGACGACAGCGATCCCGGGGCGCCGCACCACCGGGCGTGA
- a CDS encoding VOC family protein, producing MDILGATLRVCVDDLETTVPFYERLAGGRAQRFERGGVSVAAVGCFLLMSGPEAELEVLRKITATIAVSDVDEAHRVLTDSGARVLAGPLATPAGRNLIALHPDGSVYEYADRRTAQ from the coding sequence ATGGACATTCTGGGAGCAACGCTGCGCGTCTGCGTCGACGACCTGGAGACCACGGTCCCCTTCTACGAACGGCTCGCGGGCGGCAGAGCCCAGCGCTTCGAGCGCGGCGGGGTCTCCGTCGCCGCGGTCGGCTGCTTCCTGCTGATGAGCGGCCCCGAGGCCGAGTTGGAGGTACTGCGCAAGATCACGGCCACGATCGCGGTGTCCGACGTCGACGAGGCCCACCGGGTCCTCACGGATTCGGGCGCCCGCGTCCTGGCGGGCCCACTGGCGACTCCGGCGGGCCGCAACCTGATCGCGCTGCATCCGGACGGTTCGGTGTACGAGTACGCGGACCGCCGCACAGCACAGTAG
- a CDS encoding GNAT family N-acetyltransferase translates to MSEHRGYLTEGPRVGVRPFTYEDGGEFIARVRESRELHHPWLAPPASPDAYASYAGRLIEDPTKAGFLVCEKGERSDGADDQGGAVAGFININNIVQGGFLCGALGYGAFAHAAGRGLMSEGLGLVVRYAFGPPLRLHRLEINVQPGNTASIALARRCGFRLEGYSPSFLYIDGAWRDHERWAITSDMLKR, encoded by the coding sequence GTGTCTGAGCACCGTGGATATCTCACCGAAGGGCCCCGCGTGGGCGTACGTCCGTTCACCTATGAGGACGGCGGTGAGTTCATCGCCCGGGTGCGGGAGAGCCGGGAACTGCACCATCCCTGGCTGGCTCCGCCGGCGAGCCCGGACGCCTATGCCTCGTATGCGGGGCGGCTGATCGAGGATCCGACGAAGGCCGGGTTCCTCGTGTGCGAGAAGGGTGAGCGATCCGACGGCGCCGACGACCAGGGGGGCGCCGTCGCCGGGTTCATCAACATCAACAACATCGTCCAGGGCGGCTTTCTGTGCGGGGCCCTCGGGTACGGGGCCTTCGCGCACGCGGCCGGGCGGGGGCTGATGAGCGAGGGTCTCGGTCTCGTCGTGCGGTACGCCTTCGGGCCGCCGCTGCGGCTGCACCGGCTGGAGATCAACGTGCAGCCCGGCAACACCGCCTCGATCGCCCTCGCCCGGCGCTGTGGCTTCCGGCTGGAGGGCTACTCGCCGAGCTTCCTGTACATCGACGGCGCCTGGCGGGACCACGAACGGTGGGCGATCACCTCGGACATGCTGAAGCGCTGA
- a CDS encoding DUF1049 domain-containing protein — translation MSPKTSESGGKAGGGAGGARGLLTPTRVAVGALGLLALIFIFENTRATEIRLLIPEVTMPLWMALLGTGVIGALCGAYFMRRRR, via the coding sequence ATGAGCCCGAAGACCTCCGAGAGTGGTGGCAAGGCCGGTGGCGGGGCCGGTGGTGCGCGGGGGCTGCTGACGCCCACCCGGGTCGCCGTCGGGGCGCTCGGCCTGCTCGCCCTGATCTTCATCTTCGAGAACACCCGCGCCACCGAGATCCGGCTGCTGATCCCCGAGGTGACCATGCCGCTGTGGATGGCGCTGCTCGGCACCGGGGTCATCGGCGCCCTCTGCGGGGCCTACTTCATGCGGCGCCGAAGGTGA
- a CDS encoding S66 peptidase family protein — protein MKPLVRPSRLAPGARVAVVAPSGPVREERLQAGLDILRGWDLDPVVAPHVLDRHGQFDYLAGTDAGRAADFQAAWCDPTVDAVLSARGGYGAQRMVDLLDWDALRAAGPKVFVGYSDATALHEAFAVRLGLATLHGPMSSAVDFLKNARAQEHLRATLFDPESVRVINAAAGSALAPGRARGVTLGGCLAILAAEQGTPHARPGARGGLLMIEDVGESAYRIDRTLTQLLRTGWLDGVAGIALGSWERCGPYEGLRAVFADRLGGLGVPVVEGFGFGHCEGALTIPFGMAAELDADAGTLTLEEPALR, from the coding sequence GTGAAGCCACTGGTACGGCCGTCGAGGCTCGCCCCCGGGGCCCGCGTGGCCGTCGTCGCACCCAGCGGACCTGTCCGCGAGGAGCGGCTGCAGGCCGGCCTCGACATCCTGCGCGGCTGGGACCTCGACCCCGTCGTCGCACCCCATGTCCTGGACCGGCACGGGCAGTTCGACTACCTCGCGGGGACTGACGCCGGCCGGGCCGCCGACTTCCAGGCCGCCTGGTGCGACCCGACGGTCGACGCGGTGCTGAGCGCCCGTGGCGGGTACGGCGCACAGCGCATGGTCGACCTGCTCGACTGGGACGCGCTGCGGGCGGCCGGGCCCAAGGTGTTCGTCGGCTACAGCGACGCCACCGCGCTGCACGAGGCGTTCGCGGTCCGCCTGGGACTCGCCACGCTCCACGGGCCGATGTCATCCGCCGTCGACTTCCTCAAGAACGCGCGGGCGCAGGAGCATCTGCGGGCCACCCTGTTCGATCCGGAGTCGGTACGGGTCATCAACGCCGCGGCGGGTTCCGCGCTGGCGCCCGGGCGGGCCCGGGGTGTCACCCTCGGCGGCTGCCTGGCCATACTCGCCGCAGAACAGGGCACCCCGCACGCCCGGCCCGGTGCGCGCGGCGGGCTGCTCATGATCGAGGACGTGGGCGAGAGCGCGTACCGCATCGACCGGACCCTCACCCAGCTGCTGCGCACCGGCTGGCTCGACGGTGTCGCCGGGATCGCGCTGGGCTCGTGGGAGCGGTGCGGTCCGTACGAGGGGCTGCGCGCCGTGTTCGCCGACCGGCTAGGCGGGCTCGGGGTGCCGGTGGTGGAGGGATTCGGGTTCGGGCACTGCGAGGGGGCGCTGACGATCCCGTTCGGGATGGCCGCCGAGCTGGACGCGGACGCGGGGACGCTGACGCTGGAGGAACCGGCGCTGCGGTGA
- a CDS encoding prolyl oligopeptidase family serine peptidase, with amino-acid sequence MQTLPYGSWPSPIEAALAAEHDGSPEYVGFVGDEAWWTEPRPTEGGRRTLVRRRADGSQESVLDEPWNVRSRVMEYGGHPWTGVMRDAGPVVVFVNFTDQRLYCLEEGQEPRPLTPLSPVGGGLRWVEPQLRLALGEVWCVLEEFTGDGPVDVRRVLAAVPLDGSAAQERDAVRELTDDRHRFVTGPRISPDGRRAAWLAWDHPRMPWDGTELVVAEVGTDGTLNGARTVAGGTDESIPQVDWAADGALLYVSDRSGWWNLHRDHMPVCRREEEFGGALWKVGQRWFAPLEGGLVAVVHGRGSTSLGILDPETGDVVDTCGPWTEFAATLAVHGERVVAVGASPRSAYEVVELDTRTGRARVIGAAHRDPVDPVHYPEPQIRTFTGPEGRDIHAHIYPPHHPGYTASDDELPPYVVWAHGGPTGRAPLVLDLEIAYFTSRGIGVAEVNYGGSTGYGREYRGRLREQWGVVDVEDCAAVALALADEGTADRARLAVRGGSAGGWTAAASLTGTDVYACGTILYPVLDLAGWGSGETHDFESQYLETLVGPLAEVPGRYLERSPAEHAADITAPFLLLQGLDDVICPPAQCDRFLARLAAEGRRVPHRYIAFEGEGHGFRRADTTVRVLESELSLYAQVFGLTPPGIPTLELVK; translated from the coding sequence GTGCAGACACTGCCGTACGGATCGTGGCCCTCGCCCATCGAGGCGGCACTGGCCGCCGAGCACGACGGGTCTCCCGAGTACGTGGGCTTCGTCGGCGACGAGGCATGGTGGACCGAGCCGAGGCCCACCGAGGGCGGCCGGCGCACCCTGGTGCGACGCCGGGCCGACGGCTCCCAGGAGTCGGTCCTGGACGAGCCGTGGAACGTGCGCAGCAGGGTCATGGAGTACGGCGGGCATCCGTGGACCGGCGTGATGCGCGACGCCGGGCCGGTGGTCGTGTTCGTGAACTTCACCGATCAGCGGCTGTACTGCCTGGAGGAGGGGCAGGAGCCGCGCCCCCTCACGCCGTTGTCCCCGGTCGGCGGCGGACTGCGGTGGGTGGAACCGCAGTTGCGGCTCGCGCTCGGTGAAGTCTGGTGCGTGCTGGAGGAGTTCACCGGCGACGGTCCCGTCGATGTGCGGCGTGTGCTCGCCGCCGTGCCGCTGGACGGTTCGGCGGCTCAGGAGCGGGACGCCGTCCGCGAACTCACCGACGACCGGCACCGGTTCGTCACCGGGCCCCGGATCTCGCCCGACGGGCGGCGCGCGGCCTGGCTCGCCTGGGACCATCCGCGGATGCCCTGGGACGGGACCGAACTGGTGGTCGCGGAGGTGGGCACCGACGGCACGCTGAACGGTGCCCGGACCGTCGCCGGAGGGACCGACGAGTCGATCCCGCAGGTGGACTGGGCGGCCGACGGAGCGCTTCTCTATGTCAGCGACCGTTCGGGCTGGTGGAACCTGCACCGGGACCACATGCCGGTGTGCCGTCGCGAGGAGGAGTTCGGCGGGGCGCTCTGGAAGGTAGGGCAGCGCTGGTTCGCACCCCTGGAGGGCGGCCTCGTCGCCGTGGTGCACGGGCGGGGGTCGACCTCGCTCGGGATCCTGGACCCCGAGACCGGCGACGTCGTCGACACGTGCGGCCCCTGGACCGAGTTCGCGGCCACCCTCGCCGTGCACGGGGAGCGGGTCGTCGCCGTCGGGGCCAGCCCGCGCAGCGCGTACGAGGTCGTCGAGCTGGACACCCGTACGGGACGGGCCAGGGTCATCGGCGCCGCGCACCGCGACCCGGTCGACCCCGTGCACTATCCGGAGCCGCAGATCCGCACCTTCACCGGCCCGGAGGGCCGGGACATCCACGCGCACATCTACCCGCCGCACCACCCCGGGTACACGGCGTCCGACGACGAGCTGCCCCCGTACGTCGTGTGGGCGCACGGTGGGCCGACCGGGCGGGCACCCCTCGTGCTCGACCTGGAGATCGCCTACTTCACCTCGCGGGGCATCGGCGTCGCCGAGGTCAACTACGGCGGCTCGACCGGGTACGGGCGCGAGTACCGGGGCCGGCTGCGCGAGCAGTGGGGCGTCGTCGACGTCGAGGACTGCGCGGCCGTCGCGCTCGCCCTCGCCGACGAGGGCACCGCCGACCGCGCCCGGCTCGCGGTCCGGGGCGGCAGCGCGGGCGGCTGGACCGCGGCGGCCTCCCTCACCGGCACCGACGTCTACGCCTGCGGCACGATCCTCTACCCCGTTCTCGACCTGGCCGGCTGGGGCTCGGGGGAGACCCACGACTTCGAATCGCAGTACCTGGAGACCCTGGTCGGCCCGCTCGCCGAGGTCCCGGGCCGCTATCTGGAGCGCTCGCCCGCCGAGCACGCCGCCGACATCACCGCGCCCTTCCTGCTGCTGCAGGGGCTGGACGACGTCATCTGCCCGCCCGCGCAGTGCGACCGGTTCCTCGCCCGGCTCGCGGCGGAGGGACGGCGCGTGCCGCACCGGTACATCGCGTTCGAGGGGGAGGGGCACGGCTTCCGGCGGGCGGACACGACCGTACGTGTCCTGGAGTCCGAACTCTCCCTGTACGCACAGGTCTTCGGGCTCACCCCGCCCGGTATCCCGACCCTGGAGCTCGTCAAGTGA
- a CDS encoding M20/M25/M40 family metallo-hydrolase gives MAEQQALDEVVSFTSDLIRIDTTNHGGGDCQERPAAEYAAALLAEAGLEPTLLERTKGRTNVVARIEGTDPSADALLLHGHLDVVPARADDWSVHPFSGEIRDGVVWGRGAVDMKNMDAMILAVVRDWARQGVRPRRDIVVAFTADEEASAEDGSEFLAAEHPGLFEGCTEGVGESGAFTFHDGGGRHLYPIAAGERGTGWLKLTAKGRAGHGSKVNDSNAVTRLAAAVARIGAHEWPLRLTPTVRAALTQLAALYGIEPDLDDVDGLLTKLGPAAQLVEATVRNSANPTMLNAGYKVNVIPGEAVAYVDGRFLHGCEDEFLTTLDELTGPDVAWEFHHRSVALQAPVDSATYARMRAAVEEFAPEGHVVPYCMSGGTDAKQFSRLGITGYGFAPLRLPEGLDYQALFHGVDERVPVEALHFGVRVLDRFLRTA, from the coding sequence ATGGCTGAGCAGCAGGCGCTCGACGAGGTGGTGTCGTTCACCTCCGATCTCATCCGGATCGACACGACCAACCACGGCGGCGGCGACTGTCAGGAGCGGCCCGCCGCCGAGTACGCCGCCGCACTCCTCGCCGAGGCGGGCCTGGAGCCCACGCTCCTTGAACGGACCAAGGGGCGCACCAACGTCGTCGCCCGGATCGAGGGCACCGACCCGTCCGCCGACGCGCTGCTCCTGCACGGGCATCTCGACGTCGTGCCCGCGCGTGCCGACGACTGGAGCGTGCACCCGTTCTCCGGGGAGATCCGCGACGGCGTCGTCTGGGGGCGGGGCGCGGTCGACATGAAGAACATGGACGCGATGATCCTCGCCGTCGTCCGGGACTGGGCCCGCCAGGGCGTCCGGCCCCGGCGCGACATCGTCGTCGCGTTCACCGCCGACGAGGAGGCCAGCGCCGAGGACGGCTCCGAGTTCCTGGCCGCCGAACACCCAGGGCTGTTCGAAGGGTGCACCGAAGGGGTCGGCGAGTCCGGGGCGTTCACCTTCCACGACGGCGGCGGACGGCACCTGTACCCCATCGCCGCCGGCGAACGCGGCACCGGCTGGCTCAAGTTGACCGCCAAGGGCCGCGCCGGGCACGGCTCGAAGGTCAACGACAGCAACGCGGTCACCCGCCTCGCCGCCGCCGTCGCCCGCATCGGCGCGCACGAGTGGCCGCTGCGCCTCACCCCGACCGTCCGGGCCGCCCTCACCCAACTCGCCGCCCTCTACGGGATCGAGCCCGACCTGGACGACGTCGACGGGCTCCTCACCAAGCTCGGCCCCGCCGCCCAGCTCGTCGAGGCGACCGTCCGCAACAGCGCCAACCCGACCATGCTGAACGCCGGCTACAAGGTCAACGTGATCCCCGGGGAGGCTGTCGCGTACGTCGACGGACGCTTCCTGCACGGCTGCGAGGACGAGTTCCTCACGACCCTCGACGAACTCACCGGCCCCGACGTCGCATGGGAGTTCCACCATCGCTCGGTGGCGCTGCAGGCCCCGGTGGACTCAGCCACGTATGCCCGAATGCGCGCCGCCGTCGAGGAGTTCGCGCCCGAGGGGCACGTGGTGCCGTACTGCATGTCCGGTGGCACCGACGCCAAGCAGTTCTCGCGGCTCGGCATCACCGGGTACGGATTCGCGCCGCTCAGACTGCCCGAGGGCCTCGACTACCAGGCACTCTTCCATGGTGTGGACGAGCGCGTCCCGGTAGAGGCGTTGCACTTCGGCGTCCGGGTCCTCGACCGGTTCCTGCGGACGGCCTAG
- a CDS encoding M55 family metallopeptidase: MKILISADMEGATGVTWPADVLPGTPQWERCRSMFTSDVNAAVLGFFDGGADEVLVNEAHWTMRNLLLERLDERVEMLTGRHKSLSMVEGVQHGDVDGIAFVGYHAGAGMEGVLAHTYLANSITGVWVNDVRASEGLLNSHVVAEYGVPVVLVTGDDLACEDALGYAPEALKVAVKDHVSRYAAVCRTPARTAADIRAAAKEAAALAVRHEPVVGGPFTVALEFDAEHLAMAATVVPGVTRTGERKVAYTSGTMYEGIRTFKAVTTIVSAAVEEQYG, from the coding sequence ATGAAGATCCTCATCAGCGCCGACATGGAGGGTGCCACCGGCGTGACCTGGCCGGCCGATGTGCTGCCGGGCACCCCGCAGTGGGAGCGGTGCCGCTCGATGTTCACCTCGGACGTCAACGCCGCCGTGCTCGGCTTCTTCGACGGCGGCGCCGACGAGGTGCTGGTCAACGAGGCCCACTGGACCATGCGCAATCTGCTCCTCGAACGGCTGGACGAGCGGGTGGAGATGCTCACCGGGCGCCACAAGTCGCTGTCCATGGTCGAGGGCGTACAGCACGGCGACGTCGACGGGATCGCCTTCGTCGGCTATCACGCGGGTGCCGGCATGGAGGGCGTCCTCGCCCACACCTACCTCGCCAACTCCATCACCGGCGTATGGGTGAACGACGTACGGGCCAGCGAGGGGCTCCTCAACTCCCATGTGGTCGCCGAGTACGGGGTCCCCGTCGTGCTCGTCACCGGCGACGACCTCGCCTGCGAGGACGCGCTCGGATACGCGCCCGAGGCGCTGAAGGTCGCCGTCAAGGACCATGTGTCGCGGTACGCCGCCGTGTGCCGGACGCCCGCCAGGACCGCCGCCGACATCCGGGCCGCCGCGAAGGAGGCCGCCGCTCTGGCCGTGCGGCACGAGCCCGTCGTCGGCGGGCCGTTCACCGTCGCCCTGGAGTTCGACGCCGAGCATCTCGCCATGGCCGCGACCGTCGTACCCGGGGTCACGCGGACCGGGGAGCGGAAAGTGGCGTACACCAGCGGCACAATGTACGAGGGGATTCGTACCTTCAAGGCGGTCACGACGATCGTCTCGGCCGCGGTGGAGGAGCAGTATGGCTGA
- a CDS encoding thiamine pyrophosphate-requiring protein → MSMKVSDHVLERLRAWEVEHVFAYPGDGINGLLAAWGRADNRPQFVQSRHEEMSAFEAVGYAKFSGRVGVCAATSGPGAIHLLNGLYDAKLDHVPVVAIVGQTNRSAMGGSYQQEVDLLSLYKDVASDFCEMVTVPEQLPNVLDRAMRTALARRSVTAVILPADVQELDYSPPEHAFKMVPSSLGMAWSAPVPAGPDIERAAELLNAGEKVAVLIGQGARGARQEVMEVADRLGAGVAKALLGKDALDDDLPYVTGSIGLLGTRPSYELMRDCDTLLVIGSSFPYTQFLPEFGQARAVQIDIDPHMVGLRYPFEINLVGDARETLRRLLPHLRPAGDHDWRKKIEKNTARWWEVMERRAAVDADPINPEYVVHALNDLLPDDVILAADSGSAANWYARHLRLRGDMRGSLSGTLATMGPGVPYVIGAKFAHGDRPAIALVGDGAMQMNGLAELITVAKYWEQWADPRLVVAVLNNQDLNQVTWEMRAMSGAPQFLPSQALPDVAYADFARSLGLDGLRVDKPGDVRSAWEAALAADRPCVLDFRTDPAVPPIPPHASLDQIEAAAASVLKGDSDRAAMVRQGFKAKVQEMLPGHRHREDRPGTG, encoded by the coding sequence ATGTCGATGAAGGTCTCCGACCACGTCCTGGAGCGGCTGCGCGCGTGGGAGGTGGAGCACGTCTTCGCGTACCCGGGCGACGGCATCAACGGACTGCTCGCCGCATGGGGCCGTGCCGACAACAGGCCGCAGTTCGTCCAGTCCAGGCACGAGGAGATGTCTGCCTTCGAAGCGGTCGGCTACGCCAAGTTCTCCGGCCGGGTCGGGGTGTGCGCGGCCACCTCGGGGCCGGGGGCGATCCACCTGCTCAACGGGCTGTACGACGCCAAGCTCGACCATGTGCCCGTGGTCGCCATCGTCGGGCAGACCAACCGCAGTGCGATGGGCGGCTCGTACCAGCAGGAGGTCGACCTGCTCAGTCTGTACAAGGACGTCGCCTCGGACTTCTGCGAGATGGTCACCGTGCCCGAGCAGCTGCCGAACGTGCTGGACCGCGCGATGCGCACCGCCCTCGCCCGCCGCTCGGTGACGGCAGTCATCCTCCCCGCGGACGTGCAGGAACTCGACTACTCCCCGCCGGAGCACGCCTTCAAGATGGTGCCCTCCAGCCTCGGCATGGCCTGGTCCGCGCCGGTGCCCGCCGGCCCCGACATCGAGCGCGCCGCCGAACTGCTCAACGCGGGCGAGAAGGTCGCCGTCCTCATCGGACAGGGCGCCCGGGGAGCCCGCCAGGAGGTCATGGAGGTCGCCGACCGGCTCGGTGCCGGAGTCGCCAAGGCCCTGCTGGGCAAGGACGCCCTCGACGACGACCTGCCGTACGTCACCGGCTCGATCGGACTGCTGGGCACCCGCCCGTCGTACGAGCTGATGCGGGACTGCGACACCCTGCTGGTGATCGGATCCAGCTTCCCCTACACCCAGTTCCTGCCCGAGTTCGGCCAGGCGCGGGCTGTGCAGATCGACATCGATCCGCACATGGTCGGTCTGCGCTATCCGTTCGAGATCAACCTCGTGGGCGACGCCCGTGAGACGCTGCGCCGGCTGCTGCCGCACCTGCGACCAGCCGGTGACCACGACTGGCGCAAGAAGATCGAGAAGAACACCGCCCGCTGGTGGGAGGTCATGGAGCGGCGCGCCGCGGTGGACGCCGACCCGATCAACCCCGAGTACGTGGTCCACGCGCTGAACGACCTGCTGCCCGACGACGTGATCCTGGCCGCCGACTCCGGCTCGGCCGCCAACTGGTACGCCCGCCATCTGCGGCTGCGCGGCGACATGCGGGGTTCGCTGTCCGGCACGCTCGCCACCATGGGTCCCGGTGTTCCGTATGTGATCGGCGCCAAGTTCGCGCACGGAGACCGGCCGGCGATCGCACTGGTGGGTGACGGGGCGATGCAGATGAACGGGCTGGCCGAGCTGATCACCGTGGCCAAGTACTGGGAGCAGTGGGCCGATCCGCGTCTGGTGGTGGCCGTTCTCAACAACCAGGACCTCAACCAGGTCACCTGGGAGATGCGCGCCATGTCCGGCGCCCCGCAGTTCCTGCCCTCGCAGGCCCTTCCCGATGTCGCCTACGCCGACTTCGCCCGCTCGCTGGGTCTGGACGGGCTGCGGGTGGACAAGCCCGGGGACGTGCGCAGCGCCTGGGAGGCGGCCCTGGCGGCCGACCGACCCTGCGTGCTGGACTTCCGCACCGACCCGGCCGTGCCGCCGATCCCGCCGCACGCCTCCCTGGACCAGATCGAGGCGGCGGCCGCCTCCGTCCTGAAGGGCGACAGCGACCGCGCCGCCATGGTCCGGCAGGGCTTCAAGGCCAAGGTCCAGGAAATGCTGCCGGGTCACCGTCACCGCGAGGACCGGCCCGGCACGGGGTGA
- a CDS encoding hemerythrin domain-containing protein: MGHGGNVIDELKADHREVEEFFAKIEALPPGDKNRKVYAEQATMELVRHSVAEEEYLYPAVRAHVAGGNELADKEIEEHSQAERIMKDLESREADNPEFDQLITSLMSDVRAHITDEEENLFPRLRASCPGDALDDLGDKVRRAKKTAPTRPHPSAPDEPPANKLLAPGVGMIDRLHDALTGRGKSG, encoded by the coding sequence ATGGGACACGGTGGAAATGTGATCGACGAGCTGAAGGCCGACCACCGGGAGGTCGAGGAGTTCTTCGCGAAGATCGAGGCACTGCCCCCCGGTGACAAGAACCGCAAGGTGTACGCCGAACAGGCCACCATGGAGCTGGTCCGGCACTCCGTGGCGGAGGAGGAATACCTCTACCCTGCGGTCCGCGCGCACGTGGCGGGCGGGAACGAGCTGGCCGACAAGGAGATCGAGGAGCACTCGCAGGCTGAGCGGATCATGAAGGATCTGGAGAGCCGCGAGGCGGACAACCCCGAATTCGATCAGCTGATCACCTCACTCATGAGCGACGTCCGGGCGCACATCACCGACGAGGAGGAGAACCTCTTCCCGAGGCTGCGCGCCTCGTGTCCCGGCGATGCGCTGGACGATCTGGGCGACAAGGTCCGCCGGGCGAAGAAAACGGCCCCGACCCGCCCCCACCCCTCCGCCCCGGACGAGCCGCCGGCCAACAAACTGCTGGCGCCGGGAGTCGGCATGATCGACCGGCTGCACGACGCTCTCACCGGGCGGGGCAAGTCCGGCTGA
- a CDS encoding cysteine hydrolase family protein: MVVGAVYGSGEATGSALVVIDMINTYDHEDAELLLSSARRVVPVLAELIGRARAADVPVVYANDNFGLWRSHHGELMETALSRPHADLIEPIRPDDDSLFVMKARHSVFYETPMAYLLWQLGAGHVVLSGQVTEQCVLYSALDAHIRHLEVTVPRDAVASIHPRLAAAALDMMERNMGARIVTAKEVDFPDTGGPVSDGQPDRPGGRR; this comes from the coding sequence ATGGTGGTGGGAGCCGTGTACGGGTCCGGAGAGGCTACGGGCAGTGCCCTCGTGGTGATCGACATGATCAACACGTACGACCACGAGGACGCCGAGCTGCTGTTGTCGTCCGCCCGGCGAGTCGTGCCCGTCCTCGCGGAACTGATCGGCCGGGCTCGTGCAGCGGACGTACCGGTCGTCTACGCGAACGACAACTTCGGGCTCTGGCGCTCCCACCACGGAGAGCTCATGGAGACCGCGCTGTCGCGTCCGCACGCCGACCTGATCGAACCGATCCGGCCCGACGACGACTCGCTCTTCGTGATGAAGGCGCGCCACTCCGTCTTCTACGAGACTCCCATGGCCTATCTCCTGTGGCAGCTGGGCGCCGGACATGTGGTGCTCAGCGGCCAGGTCACCGAGCAGTGCGTCCTCTACTCCGCCCTGGACGCCCACATCCGCCACCTGGAGGTCACCGTGCCGAGGGACGCCGTCGCCTCCATTCACCCGCGTCTCGCGGCCGCGGCCCTGGACATGATGGAACGCAACATGGGCGCCCGGATCGTCACGGCGAAGGAAGTCGATTTCCCGGACACCGGCGGCCCGGTGTCGGACGGACAACCGGACCGGCCCGGAGGCCGACGATGA